One window of the Corynebacterium glutamicum ATCC 13032 genome contains the following:
- a CDS encoding ABC transporter ATP-binding protein yields the protein MTTDFSASSSNFGAAEGALDAINPVPPNDPAIVVNNVVKRFGTKEAVAGISFEVPRGQVLALLGPNGAGKTTTIEMCEGFTAPTSGSIRVLGIDPATEPDQVRRRIGIMLQGGGSYSGIRVFEMLKLAASYNDNPHDPEWLLDLVGLREQRKTTYRRLSGGQQQRLSLALALIGRPEIIFLDEPTAGMDAQSRNMVWELVNDLRRDGVTIVLTTHLMDEAEALADHVIIVANGQILASGTPDELTAQRDHLEINVSVETTSPLDLDRLVDDLSSLNIGDVKARANRPLHYSLRTQQATPDSLAHIVQAVARQNVMIRSLDTGHRSLEDVFLDITGKELRS from the coding sequence GTGACTACTGATTTTTCGGCCTCTAGCTCTAATTTTGGAGCCGCAGAAGGCGCACTTGATGCCATAAACCCCGTCCCACCAAACGATCCAGCAATCGTGGTGAACAACGTGGTAAAAAGATTTGGCACCAAGGAAGCAGTAGCCGGAATCTCCTTCGAAGTCCCCCGCGGTCAAGTTTTGGCCCTCCTGGGACCTAATGGCGCAGGCAAAACCACCACCATTGAAATGTGCGAAGGTTTTACCGCCCCCACCTCTGGCAGCATCCGAGTCTTGGGCATCGATCCAGCCACAGAACCAGACCAGGTGCGCCGACGCATCGGCATCATGCTTCAAGGTGGCGGTTCCTACAGCGGAATCCGCGTGTTTGAAATGCTCAAGCTTGCGGCGTCCTACAACGACAACCCACACGATCCTGAATGGCTGCTTGATCTTGTAGGACTGCGTGAACAACGCAAAACCACCTACCGACGTCTGTCAGGTGGCCAACAGCAACGCCTTTCTTTGGCCTTAGCATTAATTGGTCGCCCTGAGATTATCTTCCTCGACGAACCCACCGCTGGCATGGATGCGCAATCACGCAACATGGTGTGGGAGCTTGTCAACGATCTCCGCCGCGACGGCGTCACCATCGTGCTCACCACCCACCTGATGGATGAGGCCGAAGCACTAGCTGACCACGTGATCATCGTTGCCAACGGTCAAATCCTTGCCAGTGGCACACCTGATGAACTCACTGCGCAACGCGATCATCTTGAAATTAATGTCTCCGTAGAGACCACGAGCCCGCTTGATCTTGATCGCTTGGTGGATGATCTCAGCAGCTTAAACATCGGTGATGTGAAAGCACGAGCCAACCGGCCACTGCATTATTCACTTCGGACGCAACAAGCCACCCCGGATTCCTTGGCGCACATCGTCCAGGCTGTCGCCCGCCAAAACGTCATGATTCGCTCTTTGGATACGGGACACCGCTCATTGGAAGATGTCTTCCTGGACATCACCGGAAAAGAACTGAGGAGTTAA
- a CDS encoding ABC transporter permease, with protein sequence MSKPFENSALRGSSRFPAGTFTPAPKRATPAKMLAAQGKMESLLFLRHGEQQLLSIIIPLVALIALANFDFIPGENSLDKTFPFALATAAMSAGFTGQAISLAFDRRYGALKRTGASGVPAWTIIFGKVIAVIAVTIVQIIFLGVTALLLGWSAPVGGVLFGIVTLFVGVSSFTALGMLMGGTLSSELVLALANLIWIVLSGLAAWAVFSPSVNAEGVLSIIPSVALSQGMVDAFNGELPWLQLGILVGWLIITGVAANKLFNFSASR encoded by the coding sequence ATGTCTAAACCTTTTGAAAACTCTGCGCTCCGCGGTTCTTCTCGATTCCCAGCTGGAACGTTCACCCCTGCTCCCAAACGAGCCACCCCGGCAAAAATGTTGGCTGCTCAGGGCAAGATGGAATCCCTGCTGTTTCTTCGCCACGGCGAACAGCAACTGCTCAGCATCATCATTCCCTTGGTCGCGCTCATCGCACTAGCGAATTTTGATTTCATCCCTGGTGAGAACTCCCTCGACAAGACTTTCCCCTTCGCGCTGGCCACAGCAGCCATGAGCGCTGGTTTTACAGGTCAAGCCATCAGCCTAGCTTTTGACCGCCGCTATGGTGCCCTCAAGCGCACCGGCGCCAGCGGTGTTCCCGCCTGGACGATTATTTTTGGCAAAGTCATCGCAGTCATTGCAGTCACCATTGTGCAGATCATCTTTCTCGGTGTGACTGCACTGCTGTTGGGCTGGTCCGCACCTGTCGGTGGTGTGCTCTTTGGCATCGTGACCCTATTTGTGGGTGTTTCCAGCTTCACCGCGCTCGGCATGCTGATGGGCGGAACGTTGTCCTCCGAATTGGTATTGGCACTGGCTAACTTGATTTGGATTGTACTGTCCGGCCTTGCAGCATGGGCGGTCTTTTCCCCTTCCGTCAACGCTGAAGGAGTGCTGTCCATCATCCCATCCGTTGCGCTGTCCCAAGGTATGGTTGACGCATTCAACGGCGAACTTCCGTGGCTCCAGCTAGGAATTTTGGTGGGCTGGCTAATTATCACCGGCGTGGCCGCAAACAAGCTATTTAACTTCTCTGCGAGCCGCTAG
- a CDS encoding COX15/CtaA family protein, translated as MSTSVAPSNNPVELKPITFWAPTIKVQRILALLLLIFQGGITVTGSIVRVTGSGLGCDTWPLCHEGSLVPVAGAAPWIHQAVEFGNRMLTFVLAAAALALFIAVLGAKRRREILVHSFIQGLGIILQAVIGGITVLVDLHWYAVALHFLPSMILVFMAAILYTRIGEPDDGEITTTFPTWIRNVAVIGAVALSVVLITGTMTTGAGVHSGDASITMDDRLDVSIDLMAHIHGYSMYIYLFFTLIVVAGLYKAKTTKHNKQLGLMLILFILIQAGIGILQYRMGVPRWSIPFHIAMSSVVVAFTSLLWAQGRIRVGGKATVTGSVDGDIKNEIITNPFEKKSKQPVK; from the coding sequence GTGTCTACTTCAGTTGCTCCCTCAAATAATCCAGTTGAGTTGAAGCCCATTACTTTCTGGGCACCGACCATCAAAGTGCAGCGCATTCTCGCGCTCCTACTGTTGATTTTCCAGGGAGGCATCACCGTTACGGGCTCTATCGTCCGTGTCACAGGCTCCGGCCTCGGTTGTGATACCTGGCCACTATGCCACGAAGGTTCACTAGTCCCAGTCGCAGGCGCAGCACCATGGATCCACCAGGCAGTGGAATTTGGTAACCGCATGCTCACTTTCGTGCTTGCTGCCGCAGCGCTTGCGTTGTTCATTGCAGTTCTTGGCGCAAAACGCCGCCGCGAGATCCTGGTCCATTCCTTCATCCAGGGTTTGGGCATCATCTTGCAGGCTGTCATCGGTGGCATCACCGTGCTGGTTGATTTGCACTGGTACGCCGTTGCTTTGCACTTCCTGCCATCCATGATCCTTGTTTTCATGGCCGCGATTTTGTACACCCGCATCGGCGAGCCCGATGACGGCGAGATTACCACCACATTCCCCACGTGGATCCGCAATGTAGCTGTCATTGGTGCAGTAGCGCTCTCCGTAGTACTGATCACCGGCACCATGACCACCGGCGCTGGCGTTCACTCTGGCGATGCATCAATCACCATGGATGATCGCCTCGATGTCAGCATCGACTTGATGGCCCACATCCACGGCTACAGCATGTACATCTACCTCTTCTTCACCCTCATCGTGGTCGCCGGTCTGTACAAGGCAAAAACCACCAAGCACAACAAGCAGCTTGGCCTCATGCTGATTCTGTTCATTCTGATTCAGGCAGGTATCGGCATCTTGCAGTACCGCATGGGTGTGCCACGCTGGAGCATCCCATTCCACATCGCAATGTCTTCTGTCGTTGTTGCCTTCACTTCCCTTCTGTGGGCGCAGGGTCGTATACGCGTCGGCGGTAAAGCCACCGTTACTGGTTCTGTTGATGGCGATATTAAGAACGAGATCATTACGAACCCCTTTGAGAAGAAATCAAAGCAGCCTGTTAAATAA
- a CDS encoding TOTE conflict system archaeo-eukaryotic primase domain-containing protein — protein MSEQRLDQLERRLSELEREIAAIRQEIRQERLVLPEPEPVKVDTVIATEATGVNASSGPEAKIALFMERFSGRHDVYARRWTSRKTGKSGWSPATRQGFYSKDTTPKDYLPFTVDTVNAHLRRGGDHIGLYVMVPIDTCKLLACDFDDGTWKQDAAAFVSACTDHGIDALAEISRSDDGAPVWIFFDTPISAMLARRLGFAMLRQAMNSRPDMDMSSYDRFFPAQDTIATRANGSARLGNLIALPLNGDCRARNTAVFADSETWVPFEDPFAALAAITPLATEKIEQILATTQEKFGPEPEHIKRPTRAELKQVKANGETIKLTITNELSVPTERLPAAVIAEIKHRAVIPNPEFYRRQAQRFSTFGVPRIVIRFAQAEQRLLLPRGLVDDTLRILTLAGYKVSVIWPRQTRKTIDASFEGELRSMQQEGIDSLKGQRTGVLVAPPGAGKTVMACALIANRKIPTAVIVNRAELISQWRDRLAQYLSIDADSIGQIGAGRRKTTGIIDLITVQSLSRKDSDPKILEQYGQIIVDECHNIAAPGAEAALNQVKAPYWLGLTATPFRSDHMDEIITMQCGPVRHRMEVATDNEQRLIHIHETSFDSEETTEIQDLYNELAVDSARNAQITAEVHKALEAGDRCLVLVNRIAALEALTSSITESGDHTVLVMHGRQTQEERVHLRAQLASLSEKQDPFVLVAMNKVAGEGLDIPSLNTLFLAAPVSFKGLVIQQIGRVTRATGDQNAPPVTATVHDFVDSKIPTLKRMHGRRLRAMQKEGFAVSEP, from the coding sequence ATGTCCGAACAAAGACTCGATCAGCTTGAGCGACGGCTTTCTGAACTGGAACGGGAGATCGCCGCGATTCGTCAGGAGATCCGCCAGGAACGCCTAGTGCTTCCGGAACCGGAACCTGTGAAAGTTGATACAGTCATCGCCACCGAAGCGACCGGAGTCAATGCATCGTCGGGTCCGGAGGCGAAGATCGCTTTGTTCATGGAGAGGTTTAGTGGTCGCCACGATGTGTATGCGCGGCGCTGGACCAGCAGAAAAACGGGCAAAAGTGGATGGTCGCCGGCTACTCGCCAGGGTTTTTACTCAAAAGACACCACACCGAAGGACTATCTCCCCTTCACCGTTGACACCGTCAATGCGCATCTGCGCCGGGGCGGCGACCATATCGGTCTCTATGTGATGGTCCCCATCGACACGTGCAAACTTCTCGCCTGCGATTTCGACGATGGCACCTGGAAGCAAGATGCGGCCGCTTTCGTGTCAGCCTGCACCGACCACGGAATCGATGCGTTGGCTGAAATTTCTCGATCCGACGACGGCGCCCCCGTGTGGATATTTTTCGATACCCCAATCTCCGCGATGCTGGCTCGGCGCCTAGGTTTTGCCATGCTCCGCCAAGCCATGAACTCCCGCCCTGACATGGATATGTCTTCTTATGATCGCTTCTTCCCTGCTCAAGACACCATCGCAACGCGCGCAAACGGAAGCGCACGGCTGGGAAATTTGATCGCGCTGCCCCTCAACGGCGACTGTCGAGCCCGCAACACCGCCGTCTTCGCCGATTCGGAAACGTGGGTTCCCTTCGAAGATCCTTTCGCAGCGCTCGCGGCCATCACGCCACTAGCCACCGAAAAAATCGAGCAGATCCTTGCCACCACGCAGGAAAAATTTGGCCCCGAACCCGAACACATCAAACGCCCCACCCGCGCCGAACTCAAACAGGTTAAAGCCAACGGCGAAACCATCAAACTCACCATCACCAACGAGCTGAGCGTCCCCACCGAAAGGTTACCCGCGGCCGTCATCGCGGAGATTAAACACCGGGCGGTAATCCCAAACCCTGAGTTTTATCGTCGACAAGCGCAAAGATTTTCGACCTTCGGCGTGCCGCGCATCGTCATCCGCTTCGCCCAGGCCGAGCAGCGCTTGCTGCTCCCACGCGGGCTTGTCGACGACACCCTCCGGATCCTCACCCTCGCCGGGTACAAAGTCAGCGTCATCTGGCCTCGGCAAACTCGGAAAACCATCGACGCGTCTTTCGAGGGCGAATTGCGATCCATGCAACAAGAGGGAATCGACTCGCTCAAAGGCCAACGCACCGGCGTATTGGTAGCACCGCCGGGCGCTGGAAAAACAGTGATGGCCTGTGCACTCATCGCGAACAGAAAAATCCCCACCGCAGTGATAGTCAACCGTGCAGAATTGATTTCCCAATGGCGGGATCGTCTCGCGCAATACCTGAGCATCGACGCAGACTCCATCGGACAGATCGGCGCGGGCCGACGCAAAACCACCGGAATTATCGATCTCATCACCGTCCAATCCTTGAGCCGTAAAGATTCCGATCCGAAAATTTTGGAACAATACGGCCAAATCATCGTCGACGAGTGCCACAACATCGCAGCCCCAGGCGCCGAAGCCGCATTGAACCAGGTCAAGGCCCCCTACTGGCTGGGTCTAACCGCCACGCCGTTTCGTTCAGACCACATGGATGAAATCATCACCATGCAGTGCGGTCCTGTGCGCCACCGCATGGAAGTGGCAACAGACAATGAACAGCGCTTGATTCACATCCACGAAACCTCTTTCGACTCTGAGGAAACCACCGAAATCCAGGATCTCTACAATGAGCTCGCGGTCGATTCTGCCCGAAATGCGCAAATCACTGCCGAAGTGCACAAAGCGCTTGAAGCTGGCGACCGATGTCTAGTTTTGGTCAACCGAATTGCAGCCCTTGAAGCACTGACCAGCAGTATTACCGAATCTGGCGATCACACTGTCTTAGTGATGCATGGCCGCCAAACCCAAGAGGAGCGAGTTCACCTTCGTGCGCAACTTGCCTCATTGAGTGAAAAGCAGGATCCGTTTGTACTGGTCGCGATGAATAAAGTCGCCGGCGAAGGCCTTGACATCCCCAGCCTCAACACGCTGTTTTTGGCAGCGCCGGTGTCCTTCAAGGGGCTGGTGATTCAGCAAATCGGCCGAGTTACTCGCGCAACCGGTGATCAAAACGCTCCTCCGGTGACTGCCACGGTCCATGATTTTGTTGATTCCAAGATTCCGACACTCAAACGCATGCACGGTCGCCGATTGCGGGCTATGCAAAAGGAAGGATTCGCTGTTTCGGAGCCTTGA
- a CDS encoding quinone oxidoreductase family protein produces the protein MKAILVSRTGGPEVLEFTDTDAPKPTDDQVLVEVDMAGVNFIDTYYRQGEYHARLPFIPGFEGTGRVLEDPQGLIAAGTKVAWCDAMGSYAQQVCVPRDRLVAVPEGVSSEVAASMLMQGITAHYLTNGVYELEEGDSCLITAGAGGVGLLATQMAAAKGVRVYSVVSTDEKAELALDAGAYEVFRYSDNLAEQVRRHNGGRGVDVVYDGVGQSTFNESLEAVRPRGTVCLFGAASGPVEPFDPQLLNTHGSIFLTRPSIGAWTSEEGEFAKRAQAVTQAIVEGTLRVRVTGTYSLADAYIAHRDLQARSTSGSLVLEIPKD, from the coding sequence ATGAAGGCAATCTTAGTTTCCCGCACCGGCGGACCAGAGGTGTTGGAGTTCACCGACACTGACGCCCCAAAGCCCACTGATGATCAGGTTTTAGTTGAAGTTGATATGGCTGGCGTCAACTTTATTGATACTTACTATCGCCAGGGTGAATATCACGCTCGCCTGCCGTTTATCCCAGGTTTTGAAGGCACTGGTCGGGTGTTGGAGGATCCGCAGGGGTTGATTGCGGCGGGTACCAAGGTGGCGTGGTGTGATGCCATGGGTTCGTATGCTCAGCAGGTGTGTGTGCCGCGGGATCGCTTGGTGGCGGTTCCCGAGGGCGTGAGTTCGGAAGTGGCTGCGTCGATGTTGATGCAGGGAATCACTGCGCATTATCTAACCAATGGTGTGTATGAGCTTGAAGAGGGCGATTCTTGCCTCATCACTGCTGGCGCGGGTGGTGTTGGATTGTTGGCTACGCAGATGGCGGCGGCCAAGGGAGTGCGCGTGTACAGCGTGGTGTCCACGGATGAAAAAGCTGAGCTTGCTTTGGATGCCGGTGCTTATGAGGTGTTTCGTTATTCCGATAATTTGGCGGAGCAGGTTCGTCGGCACAACGGGGGTCGCGGAGTTGATGTGGTGTATGACGGTGTCGGCCAGTCCACGTTCAATGAGTCCTTAGAGGCTGTTCGTCCGCGCGGCACTGTGTGTTTGTTTGGTGCGGCGTCGGGTCCTGTGGAGCCTTTTGATCCGCAGCTGTTGAACACTCACGGTTCGATCTTCTTGACCCGCCCAAGCATTGGCGCGTGGACGTCTGAGGAGGGCGAATTTGCCAAGCGTGCACAGGCGGTCACGCAGGCCATCGTCGAAGGCACCTTGCGGGTTCGCGTTACTGGCACATATTCGCTTGCCGACGCCTACATCGCCCACCGCGACCTTCAGGCGCGTAGCACGAGCGGTTCTTTGGTCTTGGAAATCCCGAAGGACTAA
- a CDS encoding heme o synthase, which yields MDTIKAYIALTKPRVIELLLVATIPTMLQAERGENNIVLILLTVFGGWMGAAAANTFNMVADSDIDQRMGRTRARPLVRHTVSNRDASIFAWVLTVASFLWLWLLCDSMLAGIFVLITIFFYIFVYTKWLKRRTHMNIVWGGAAGCMPVLVGWAVIVDQFEPGVPQQWWQAIVLFMVIFFWTPPHTWALAMKYREDYKAAGVPMLPVVRTPVQVTAQIVWYSVATVLTTFLLIPATGWIYAAIAVISGVTFLFMAIKLHLGIKNGGKVKPLKLFILSNNYLAVLFVALSVDAVLGLETIGEMLGWTTTFF from the coding sequence TTGGACACGATCAAGGCCTATATTGCGCTAACGAAGCCCAGGGTTATTGAACTCCTCCTTGTCGCCACAATCCCCACAATGCTTCAGGCTGAACGCGGTGAGAACAACATTGTGCTCATCTTGCTGACTGTGTTCGGTGGCTGGATGGGTGCGGCCGCCGCCAACACCTTCAACATGGTGGCAGACTCCGATATTGATCAGCGCATGGGACGCACTAGGGCTCGCCCTTTGGTGCGCCACACCGTGAGTAATCGCGACGCCTCCATTTTTGCGTGGGTCCTGACAGTGGCCAGCTTCTTGTGGCTGTGGCTGCTGTGCGATTCGATGCTCGCCGGCATCTTCGTGTTGATCACGATTTTCTTCTACATTTTTGTCTACACCAAGTGGCTGAAGCGCCGCACGCACATGAATATCGTGTGGGGCGGAGCCGCAGGTTGTATGCCAGTGCTCGTCGGCTGGGCAGTGATCGTTGATCAGTTTGAGCCAGGCGTTCCACAGCAGTGGTGGCAGGCAATTGTCCTGTTCATGGTGATTTTCTTCTGGACCCCACCTCACACCTGGGCTCTGGCCATGAAGTACCGCGAAGACTACAAGGCGGCTGGCGTCCCAATGCTTCCTGTCGTGCGCACCCCAGTCCAGGTCACCGCACAAATCGTGTGGTACTCCGTGGCAACTGTGCTGACCACCTTCTTGCTCATCCCAGCAACTGGTTGGATCTACGCAGCGATCGCCGTCATTTCCGGCGTCACCTTCTTGTTCATGGCCATCAAGCTGCACCTCGGCATCAAAAACGGTGGCAAGGTCAAGCCTCTGAAGCTGTTTATTTTGTCCAACAACTACTTGGCAGTCCTCTTCGTGGCATTGTCCGTCGACGCGGTCCTCGGCCTTGAGACCATCGGCGAGATGCTCGGCTGGACCACCACCTTCTTCTAA